In Salvelinus namaycush isolate Seneca chromosome 16, SaNama_1.0, whole genome shotgun sequence, the sequence tacaaatgcACAACACCAGTTGAATCTGACCGTGTCAGTAAACATCATTTAAACAACATTTAAATctagtttaaaaaatgtattgagtAACTTCTTATGGCCCCTTTAATGCAACAATACTTCTTCTATTACAAAATCTATTTCCCTCTTGTGCTAATGATGAGGTCACACAGCAGCTCATCCTTCTCAGTATTAAAGTCCAGACTATCAAACCTAGAATAAACTGTAAATAGTTCAGACTGCAAATACAATGCAATGCTTTTTTCATTGAACATTGGGCTCAATGTCGTTGGTTGGTAGTCCAGAGAGGGATTTGTTCCCTACAATTTACGATCCTCTTCATTCCCTTTTTGGGTCACTTTGGGTCCACTATTTTTCAGTTATGCTCAGTTCTGACACTCTCCCTACATATTAATCACTATATTTGCCACAACTTTATAATTCATGTACTTTTTATATTATGTATATCCTAATATGCACTTTTATCTCCCTTCCAGGAAACAAACCTTCCTACCTACCACAGCCATCCTACAGGACTTGAAACAAGAACTTCTAAGCCTCCACTCCAACCCCTCCATTCAAACCACCTCATGTGCCTCTGTATTCCTGTTTTCTCAGTGTAATAAATATCTAATACTGGAACCCATTTGATTTCATTGCGTTCTCACTGATGCAGTACTACCCTGAACCAATTGAATAAAACTAAGTGTACTGAAGTTGTTGCTACACTGCTAAAACTGTTCAGTCATAATTACCAGTGCTACTTTGTTTGCAGCCACTAGTCATAGGTGAATAATGTATTCTGTAAAAATAATTACAATACAGTAATGCACTTGCTCTTCAGTAAAGTTCTGGCAATCTTATGTTGGAAACCATATTCAAGGAAACCTAGTTGCACATTACTTAAGTAAATTATAACCTGTTTCTTGAACACCAGTCATTTTGTAGGACAAGAATGACTGTGTAAGCTTTAGACAATGTCTCTGTCACAGGTTCCCGGGTTACAATATCACCTGTGATGGTTAAATGTTCAGAGTAATTGGTATGGCACAGGCATGAAAAATCAATGAACACATATGAAGTAAGGTGTATCTTTAAATGTATTGAGTCAAGCAAATATGGTGTACATAGTGTAACAGTACTGGAGGGGTAGAGCAAGCAAGTGGGCTTCATCCATCTCTGGAGATCACACAGTGGAGATACTCTGATTGGTGTAAAATGTGTGTAAGAGATGATGACTAGTTGTAAGCAAGCAGCTTTTAGTGGACTAACTATACACTCAAGTCCTCTTAAAATTTGACAAAGACACAAAACTTGTTGATCAAGCTAAATTATACAGTAAAACGGGTTGCTAGCGGGTTCACCATACTAGCTGCCATCATATTTCAAGCTTTCGATTAAGCACCGTGCTTGCCCGATCTGTCTCCCTTTTTCCTGGGCACgaaggttacatacagtaccagccaaaagtttggacacatctactcattgaAGGGATTTTCTTAATTTgtcatattttctacattgtagaataatagtgaaaacatcaaaactatgaaataacacatggaatcatgtaggaatcaaaaaagtgttaaacaaataacaaatattttagattcttcaaagtagccatcctttgccttgatgacagctctgcacactctttgcattctctcagccaggttcacatggaatgcttttccaacagtcttgaaggagttcccacatatgctgagcacttgttggatgcttttccttcactctgcggtccaactcataccaaaccatatcaattgggttgaggttgggtgattgtggaggccaggtcatctgatgcagcactccatcactctccttcttggtcaaatagcccttacacagcctggaggtgtgttaggtcattgaaaaacaaatgatagtcccactaagcgcaaaccagatttgatggcgtatcgctgcagaatgcagtggtagccatgctggttaagtgtgccttgaattctaaataagtcactgacagtgtcaccagcaaagcaccatcacacctcctccatacttcacggtgggaacaacacatgcagagatcatccgttcacctactctgcgtctcacaaagacaaggcggttggaaccaaaaatctcaaatttgaactcatcagaccaaatgacagatttccactggtcaaatgtccattgctcgtgtttcttggcccaagcaagtctcttcttcttattggtgtcctttactagtggtttctttgcagaaattcgatcacgaaggcctgattcatgcagtctcctctgaacagtttctGTTGAGATGTGAAtgttacctgaactctgtgaagcatttatttgggctgcaatttctgaggctggtaactctagtgaacttatcctctgcagcagaggtaactctgggtcttcctttcctgtggccgtcctcatgagagtcaatttcatcatagcgcttgatagtttttgcgactgcacttgaagaaactttcaaagttcttgagattttctgtattgattgaccttcatgtcttaaaggaatgatggactgtcgtttctctttgcttatttgagcgtttcttggcataatatggacttggtcttttaccaaatagggctatcttctgtataccacccctaccttgtcacaacagaactgattgtctcaaacgcattaagaagaaaataaattcctttgttaaagcacctttggcagcgattacagcatctgtcttcttgggtatgacgctacaagctcggcatacctgtatttggggagtttctcccattcttctctgcagatcttctcaagctctgtcagattggatggagagcgtcgctgcacagctcttttcaggcctctccagaaatgttcgatcgggttcaagtccgggctctggctgggccactcaaggacattcagagacttgtctggaagccactcctgcgttgtcttggctgtgtgcttagggtcgttgtcctgttggaaggtgaaccttcaccccagtctgaggtcctgagtgctctggagcaggttttcatcaaggatctctctgtactttgctcgatcctgacttgtctaccagtccctgcctctgaaaaacatccccacagcatgatgctgccaccactgtgcttcactgtagggaggGTGCCAGGTCCAGCCAACTGGCCAGATAGATAGGTCCGACTAGGTAGGTAGGTCGGTCCAGCCAGCTGGCCAGGTAGCTCGGTCCGGCCGGCGGGCCAGATAGGTAGGTCCGGCCAGCCGTCCAGATAGCTAGGTCCGACCAGGTAGGTAGATAGGTCTGATGAACCACTTGGACCATTGAGATGCAGACTTAGCTTGGTAACATCAGATGTATTCTGGAAACTGTAATCCCCTTATTTCACAAAAGCacaaatgtattttaattttaaattattttgttgTTGAAGACTGATCAcaccaaataaaaaagacagTGGTTCATCAGACTttggagtaggctacagtaaattTTGACTCAGGTCCCCTTCCCGGTGGCTCACGTTTGTTTCTAGGCCATAATATGTTCCCTAAAACTTAAAAAAAACATGTAGAAAACTTATAGTACAAGATTGTAATGATGCTGTATCTGGTGTGTGCTCAATATCCTGACCTGTCCCCACTAAGTTAACGCTACCTCTTGAGTGCATTGAAGTTCCAGTGCATCAGTACATACATGTATGAAATGTTATTTTTCATTTGCACTCAAATGGTTTGAGATGTGTCCTCTGCCTTCCAATAAATGACCATTTTGTCTTTCTGGCATTTTATATTTTATAACTTTATTCTTAAAAAATGTGTGGGTTGATCACATCAGAGCCAAAGCGAAGTAGCAGTAACTGGAATTCCCACTAAAGGGTAAAGTGATTAACAGAAATtaagcatgggaaacatacaAGACAAGGAGTAAAACATTATTTTCATTCACACCAACTGACATAACTGTAACTCTTGCGATCAACAGAGTTGATTGGAATTTGGTTCAGTGGACCTCATACAAACAAGACAGTAAAAACAGTatcacaaaataaaaaacaaaacatcCATAAAAGCATTCATATTTTATCAATACTCTAGATCTCGAGAGCCTCTGTACATGCTAGTGACAAGCGCTAACCAGAATAGTTTTGTCCTCACTAAAGTGCCTGTGAAAGGAAGCTACTAGACTATTGAGACACAGACGCAGCCACAGTGTGTTTCCTTAAGGTGAGGAGATGTTGAAGGTGCTCCCCGGGGGTTGGCGGGAGGCGAAGAAGTCCTCCTGTGTGAACATGATGACGTCGCTCGGTTTTCGTAGTAACAGGAACTGCAAGAAGTCGCCCATCATGGCGTGGAGCTCTGGGTGTTGCCGCAGGTACGAGGCATGCTCCACCTTCAATTcctcctgtaacacacacacacagacgtcagGTCATGTTGGAAACGTAGTggtttgtgtgtgtacctgtgtacctgtgtatgtgtgtacctgtgtgtactTGGGGTGGGACCAGCAAGAGCCTTGTGTTGACGGAGAGCCCACCTGCACTCAGCTGGCCTGGTGCATAAACAGGAACACCATATGACATCACAAAGGGAGAAAGAGATGACAGTGGTGTTctgtatgtatactgaacaaaaatataaacgcaacatgtaaacatgtttcatgagctgaaataaaagatcccggaaatgttccatacacacaaaaatcttattttccaagataatccatctacctgacaggtgtggcatatcaagaagctgattaaacaccatgatcattccataggtgcaccttgtgctggggactataaatggccactctaaaataagtagttttgtcatacaacataatgccacagatctCTCAAGTTGAGGGAGGATGCTGCCATAttttctaaaacaatgttggaggcagcttatggtagagaaattaacatttaattatctggcaccagagctgttgccagagaattcaatgttaatttctctaccataagctacctccaacattgttttagagaatttggcagtacgtctaaccggcctcacaactgcataccatgtgtatggcgttgtgtgggcgagcggtttggtgatgtcaacgttgtgaacagtgtgccccatggtggcggtggggttatggtatgggcaggcataagctacggacaatgaacacaattgcattttatcgatggcagtttgaatgcacaaaaatacagtgacaaaatcctgaggcccatttttttttaaaggtatctgtgaccaacagatgcatatctgcattcccagtcatgaaatccatagattatacCCTAATACTGTAAGGACAgatgctgggagacgagaagcaagtacagggagtgaatatttaatgaATAAACAGACTGGAAACATAACACGAACAGTGTCTGTACAAGGGACACATAACGACATTAATGCTGGCTTGGGAAAGAAACTGAGGCAGTGACAGACATAGGGGAGGTAATTCATAACGTagtggagtccaggtgagtccgatgaagcgctgatgcgcgtaacaatggtgacaggtgtgataAGCAGCCTGGCGACATAATGATAAGCAGCCTGGcgacctcgagcgccagagagggggagcgggagcagacgtgacaaaaacatttatttcaattgactgatttcctcatatgatctgtaacttagtaaaatctttgaaattgttgcatgttgcatttatatttttgttcagtagaaatCAGGGGAAAAGTAATTCCGTAGTAAACAGTTATAGACACATATTTATaagcatgtgaaatccatatgtTGTTTTTGAGTAAGATGAAGTGAAAAATATCACAAACCATGATAACCATTGTCTTTGAAACCATGGTCTTTGATCTGATTTTCCATTTAATTCAGTGTGTGAAAATGCGCATCTTATACAAAATGTGATACTACAAAGCTTTATAAAGAAAAAATACAGTGTAATATTGTATACTCATTAAAGTTAGTCAATAATTAGATTAAAGTATTTATTTACATAAACAAAACATTCAATAAGTATATAAGAAATGTCATAGAATATTTGTTTCATTTCCAAAACAGAAACATTTGATGAAAAATAACATATTAAACTATTTAAAAAGTAATCTTAAAGCTAAGTGAGAAAAGTTAGCATGCCCTCATTTTTGCAGTCCCATTGCTTTACAAGTGGTCAAAGAGCTCTGGGTTTGTCATCACACCAGCATCATCAGGTTCTTACAGTCTAGCCATCAATTTGGTCAAAGGAGCTGCCTCCCCTGCACCTCCTGGCTGAGAGCATTGCCATGCCTCTAACTGCTGCACAGCCTCCTTTAGCTTCCCTGTCGCCTTCTCCCCATAGGCCAACCCTGATCTGAACATTAACCCTGGTCTTTTGGAGCCCTGCTGATGCAAGTGTCTACACAGTTTCTCCAAGTCCCTGTTCAGACTAAATTCCCTACAGGATGTCAATTCCACAGGTATGCCGCTCCTCTCCGGGGCCGTGCCTAGGTGCACCAACCAGAACTTGGCCAGCTCGTTGGGGCTTTGAGTGTGGCTTGCCACCATGTTGAGCACCAGAGGAAACAGGTCATGAGCCGCGGCTGGTACTGTGTGTTCCCCTGGGCCAGTGTGGCAGTGGTTGGGCTGCGGGCTTACAACCATCACCCTGGCTACGGATTTGGCTTGATCTGCTAGCCAGCGCATCGGGCCCTGCTCTGCCAGCCTGCCACGCTGCCACATGTCGATAGCCACCTGGCAGCCACCATGCCACTGGAGGAACTCAGCAAAAGCTAGCACAGCTCTCTGGAAGACAGGGTTTTCTGCAGGGTACACCACCAGCACTGACACAGTGACCTCAATTGCCTTCGGCAGCTCAGTGAAGTGGGAATTTGAGTGCATTCCATACATTTGATCTGGAAAGGAAATAAGAGAGGAGATAGTTACTTCAAAACAAAGAGTTTGTTCAATGTTGATTCCTGAATTTAAAGAGATCCTGTTTAGCTTACACCGAGTGAGAAAGCAGGCCACCAGTGCCACGAGCCCAGCTAAGAATCCAAGATAGACTATTAGAAGGCTTGCTGGTTTCCCCTCATCATCATTACGGGTGGGAACTGTAATGCAAAAAACTCCAGAAGATTACATTTTACCCCAGGAGACCCATTATGGGTGGTAACTGTAATAACCCTACATTTTACTCCAGGACACCCATTACAGGTGGTAACTGTAATAACCCTACATTTTACCCCAGCTCCCATTACGGGTGGAAACTGTAATAAGACTACATTTTACCCCAGGAGACCCATTACGGGTGGTGGATGTAATAACACTATATTTTACACCAGGAGACCCATTACGGGTGGTTACTGTAATAAGACTACATTTTACCCCAGGAGCCCCATTACGGGTGGTGGATGTAATAACCCTATATTTTACCCCAGGAGACCCATTACGGGTGGTTACTGTAATTATACTACATTTTACCCCAGGAGACCCATTACGGGTGGTGGATGTAATAACCCTACATTTTACCCCAGGAGACCCATTACGGGTGGTGGATGTAATAACCCTATATTTTACCCCAGGAGACCCATTATGGGTGGTGGATGTAATAACCCTATATTTTACCCCAGGAGACCCATTACAGGAGGTAACTGTTATCTGACTACATTTAACCCCAGGAGACCCATTACAGGTGGTACCTGTAAATGACAATGTAGCTTTATTCACGTCAGGGGAATTTAGCGAGAGCAAAGGATTTTCAGTGGGGCCCTATATGCCGTATGATATGTAGGTACTGTATGGTCACTTCAGGGGATCTTAGCATTAATGTGGCTATGTTCACGTCAGGTGAGCTGAGCCAGAAGTGAGCTTCAATAACTCTACATGATTCATGAGACACTGCTATGTTCACGTCAGGTGAGCTGAGCCAGAAGTGAGCTTCAATAACTCTACATGATTCATGAGACACTGCTATGTTCACGTCAGGTGAGCTGAGCCAGAAGTGAGCTTCAATAACTCTGCATGATTCATGAGACACTGCTATGTTCACGTCAGGTGAGCTGAGCCAGGAGTGAACTTCAATAACTCTACATGATTCATGAGACACTGCTATGTTCACATCAGGGGAGCTGAGCCAGGAGTGAACTTCAATAACTCTACATGATTCATGAGACACTGCTATGTTCACATCAGGGGAGCTGAGCCAGGAGTGAGCTTCAATAACTCTACATGATTCATGAGACACTGCTATGTTCACATCAGGGGAGCTGAGCCAGGAGTGAGCTTCAATAACTCTACATGATTCATGAGACACTGCTATGTTCACATCAGGGGAGCTGAGCCAGGAGTGAGCTTCAATAACTCTACATGATTCATGAGACACTGCTATGTTCACATCAGGGGAGCTGAGCCAGGAGTGAGCTTCAATAACTCTACATGATTCATGAGACATTGCTATGTTCACGTCAGGTGAGCTGAGCCAGAAGTGAGCTTCAATAACTCTACATGATTCATGAGACACTGCTATGTTCACGTCAGGTGAGCTGAGCCAGAAGTGAGCTTCAATAACTCTACATGATTCATGAGACACTGCTATGTTCACGTCAGGTGAGCTGAGCCAGAAGTGAGCTTCAATAACTCTGCATGATTCATGAGACACTGCTATGTTCACATCAGGTGAGCTGAGCCAGGAGTGAACTTCAATAACTCTACATGATTCATGAGACACTGCTATGTTCACATCAGGGGAGCTGAGCCAGGAGTGAGCTTTAATAACTCTACATGATTCATGAGACACTGCTATGTTCACGTCAGGTGAGCTGAGCCAGAAGTGAGCTTCAATAACTCTACATGATTCATGAGACACTGCTATGTTCACATCAGGGGAGCTGAGCCAGGAGTGAGCTTCAATAACTCTACATGATTCATGAGACACTGCTATGTTCACATCAGGGGAGCTGAGCCAGGAGTGAGCTTTAATAACTCTACATGATTCATGAGACACTGCTATGTTCACATCAGGAGAACGGAGTAGTGAAAGTGTATGTCTTATTTTACATTTActtagttctgtccttgagctgttcttgactattaatgttctgtattatgtcatgttttatgttttgtgtggaccccaggaagagtggctACTGCTTTA encodes:
- the LOC120061282 gene encoding interleukin-17 receptor B, translating into MYGMHSNSHFTELPKAIEVTVSVLVVYPAENPVFQRAVLAFAEFLQWHGGCQVAIDMWQRGRLAEQGPMRWLADQAKSVARVMVVSPQPNHCHTGPGEHTVPAAAHDLFPLVLNMVASHTQSPNELAKFWLVHLGTAPERSGIPVELTSCREFSLNRDLEKLCRHLHQQGSKRPGLMFRSGLAYGEKATGKLKEAVQQLEAWQCSQPGGAGEAAPLTKLMARL